The following are from one region of the Hyla sarda isolate aHylSar1 chromosome 6, aHylSar1.hap1, whole genome shotgun sequence genome:
- the DRAP1 gene encoding dr1-associated corepressor yields MPSKKKKYNARFPPARIKKIMQTDEEIGKVAAAVPVIISRALELFLESLLKKACQVTQSRSAKTMTTSHLKQCIELEQQFDFLKDLVATVPDMQGENEDNHTEGERVSRRGRKPGNSRKNGGTAMKGKDKKQSETDSEQEEDSEGTETEGEEEMCPAPAANIQSQASFQSTPPAPSFLHFQSVPVMPLAPAALPSLPAPSLPAGCNEEEDYDS; encoded by the exons ATGCCGAGCAAGAAGAAGAAGTACAACGCTCGCTTCCCGCCG gCAAGGATCAAGAAGATTATGCAGACCGATGAAGAAATAGGCAAAGTTGCTGCAGCTGTTCCTGTCATAATCT CTCGTGCACTTGAGCTGTTCCTTGAGTCTCTGCTGAAGAAAGCTTGTCAGGTGACCCAATCTCGAAGTGCAAAGACCATGACTACTTCACACCT GAAACAATGTATAGAACTTGAGCAGCAATTCGACTTCTTAAAGGACCTTGTTGCCACTGTCCCAGATATGCAGGGAGAAAATGAAGACAATCACACAGAGGGGGAGCGGGTGTctcggag GGGTCGAAAACCGGGCAACAGTCGAAAAAATGGAGGCACTGCAATGAAAGGAAAGGACAAAAAGCAATCCGAAACAGATTCTGAGCAAGAG GAGGATTCTGAAGGCACGGAGACAGAAGGCGAAGAAGAAATGTGTCCTGCCCCAGCTGCAAATATTCAGTCACAAGCCTCATTTcaaag TACTCCTCCAGCTCCATCCTTCCTACATTTTCAATCTGTACCAGTCATGCCCTTGGCACCTGCTGCTCTGCCCTCTTTGCCAGCTCCATCGCTGCCTGCTGGCTGTAATGAGGAGGAAGATTATGACTCGTAG